The proteins below come from a single Aquila chrysaetos chrysaetos unplaced genomic scaffold, bAquChr1.4, whole genome shotgun sequence genomic window:
- the LOC121233088 gene encoding butyrophilin subfamily 1 member A1-like, protein MGEVPITISIEPAVVRVGERVTLSCQLTDSIPSNTRVLWYKMEKGRDSPLCSSSSLGGVVEQCQDEEQGRIVGLWQRRTLLLVIWQVQITDEGTYVCAVNGSVVRQEATTHLDVTAIGYKPTLNRDLQEESMCRYTCKSKQWYPKPEVIWMNYGGDTINVEAKTNVTWSERDHFTVQSIITVPCDNVDVVCVVKLNKSKISLSGSMNEITVPQSGTCTYKGKIRGSYVKPKVMWVNPQGEDLSSLAQTSILQEKDNIFYIESSIEILCGQPPPSFVTTDGERSPRIAQQSEELQSQNKAARDAEKEELRARNDDIKVDENTAHPNLSIAVDKKSFTHKSEAQKVTQNEESFDSFVCVLGLESFSSGKHYWEVDVEKSNDWDLGVARKSAPRKGIMSLSPEEGFWALGFSFKCYWARTEPWTRLAVQRNPRRVGVYLNCEEKILTFFNVTDMSVMFTFKDCAFSEEVYPFFKNSHKESTMRICSVQEE, encoded by the exons ATGG GTGAAGTGCCCATCACCATCAGCATCGAACCTGCGGTTGTCCGTGTTGGAGAGCGAGTGACTCTGTCCTGCCAGCTGACAGACAGTATCCCTTCTAACACGAGAGTGCTCTGgtacaaaatggaaaaggggAGGGATTCTCCACTAtgctcttcctccagcctgGGTGGGGTGGTGGAGCAGTGCCAGGATGAAGAACAGGGGAGGATTGTGGGACTCTGGCAGAGAAGAACACTCCTTCTGGTTATCTGGCAAGTGCAAATAACTGACGAGGGGACCTATGTTTGTGCAGTGAATGGCAGTGTTGTCAGGCAGGAGGCTACTACTCACCTTGATGTCACAG CAATTGGGTATAAGCCAACTTTGAACAGGGATCTGCAAGAGGAGAGTATGTGTCGCTACACGTGTAAGTCAAAACAATGGTACCCAAAGCCTGAAGTCATTTGGATGAACTATGGAGGAGACACAATAAATGTGGAGGCCAAGACCAACGTAACCTGGAGTGAGAGAGACCATTTCACGGTGCAAAGCATCATCACAGTGCCTTGTGATAATGTAGATGTGGTGTGTGTAGTCAAACTCAACAAATCCAAGATAAGCCTATCAG GTTCCATGAATGAAATTACTGTGCCACAGTCAGGCACTTGTACATACAAGGGCAAAATAAGAGGCTCCTATGTAAAGCCCAAAGTGATGTGGGTTAATCCCCAAGGAGAAGATCTATCTTCACTGGCCCAGACAAGCATTCTGCAGGAGAAggacaatattttttatatagaaaGCTCCATTGAGATACTCTGTGGACAACCGCCACCTTCTTTTGTGACCACTGATGGGGAACGCAGTCCACGGATTGCTCAACAGTCAG AGGAGCTCCAGTCGCAAAACAAGGCAGCACGCGATGCAGAGAAGG AGGAACTGCGTGCAAGGAACG ATGACATCAAGGTTGATGAGAACACAGCCCATCCAAACTTGTCTATTGCTGTGGACAAGAAGAGTTTTACGCATAAATCAGAGGCCCAGAAAGTGACTCAAAATGAAGAGAGTTTTGATTCATTTGTCTGTGTGCTGGGCTTAGAAAGTTTCTCCTCTGGGAAGCATTACTGGGAGGTTGACGTTGAAAAAAGCAATGACTGGGACCTGGGAGTAGCCAGAAAATCTGCTCCAAGGAAAGGAATAATGTCTCTGTCACCTGAAGAAGGATTCTGGGCTCTGGGcttcagttttaaatgttaCTGGGCAAGAACGGAGCCATGGACACGGCTAGCGGTGCAGAGAAATCCCAGGAGAGTCGGAGTTTACCTTAATTGTGAAGAgaaaattttgacttttttcaaTGTTACTGACATGTCTGTGATGTTCACATTTAAAGACTGTGCATTCTCGGAAGAAGTTTACCCGTTCTTTAAAAACTCACACAAAGAATCAACCATGAGAATTTGTTCAGTTCAAgaggaataa